The DNA segment CACAGGGCTATTACTACAAACAAAAGGGTTGGAAACACACTCATCAAAATTGAAACTTTCTTTGCATACCATGGAAAAGCATCAAACCCAATTACATAGTGTAAGAAAAAAATgcttttaataaaacaaaaaataattaaacccAAAAAATGCTTTGAATGTAACAAGGAAGTCCGAGAAAGAACAAAAATCTGAGATACTCCAATATGAATAATGAGAGAAAATGTAGAAGAACCTGTTTTGTGAAGAGGGTTTGGAGAGAGATGAATGGTGGAATGCAGAAGCAGTTAGGGAGTGCATAACTAGTTTGTGATAGCAGAGAGAAAATCTCCGCTTCATTCGCTCAAGCCATAATACTTATCAATTTATCATCAAATAAACAAATTTCACAATAATCAATTTATTCTGGACAAATATGTAAGTTTATTATGAATAATGACATATATGAACCATTTTAGTTTCTTTAAATGGTCaaaattaacttaattttttactaatttttgtCATGTTTTTAATGTATAACTTCGCGATAAAGAAAAAAGTGAACACTGTGAAATGTGTCAGGTTATATCtggtttttaagaaaaaataagataaaaattaaaaactctCCAGCAggtaaaatttgtaaataacaTAGGTGCTTAAATAACTTTGTTTATCTATAGTTTTTTCAATAtccttaataaataatattatatttttgttcttgataaaaagtatttttgttTTGGGTCTCCCATTTTCTTATATGCATTAAGACGCACTTCAATAACCAAATAGATTGAAATGcgtctctttttttttctttttttgtccgtattattttttttttctttcttactaatgttttccaatttttcattttcaataaaaaaaaattctgtcATTCACATATTTCAGTGATTATTTTTTTTCGCAAGTGCCTAAGTCCGTTAGTAAAATgatatgtatattttaaaattattttatttaaaataaacaaaaaattaatcaatCAATGCGATGACGAGTGTATCATTCATCTTCTGATAAGATTTGtatcttttatttctttctattcttttatttaataataaaattcaaaaagtatGAAGAatctaaaagaaatatatattttaatttcattattgaACGAAACACATGAAAAGAAATGAagtatataaactatttttactaaaatcaattttattttaacataaatttcTATATATATTGAGCGCGTATAATAGTTTTATAATAACTAGCCGAAAATACATGTGTTTTAGCGATGCatccacatttttttattattatattgtatattattatgtgtattcatattttttaaatgttaaatatcaataagtaaaaataagatACAAACATTTTATCTCATTATTTATGAGTTTCAACCTACTGTATTAAGTtacagaaaaaaatatattaaacaaatttaaatttataacacaaTAAACCTAAccaattttgatttgttgttactaatatttattttctaatctcTTTCCTCTCTTACCGCAAATGTTCATAACGCATTCACTCTCCACATGCCCACATTAGCAATGATGTCAAATAAATTACGTCATCATTCTTATAAATCactaacataaaactaaaaaaataaatataataatgaaaagaaaaagaaaaagatcaACAATGGTGTTAAGATAACTCTGTACGAAAATGAAAAAAACAGggtagaaaaaataaaaatgataaaaatgagtaacattaacaattaaacaagaaagaaaataaaactcaCCTACGGAGACTAACGTGGGATGTGTGCTCTTCTTCCTACTCTTATCTCGaagaatgaatttttttatctaatggGATACAAAGAGAAAAGATAGAGAGAGGAgagaaaaacaataataaaaattccaaatataaattcaaattgaaaataaactGTGAGTGAAAActgaagaaataaaaatatatttaaaaaactaattgcagaaatgtttatgtttaaaaaCTCCATTTTGATAactgttttaatatttacaaaattacaaaataacttaaaataaaattaacttatatatatatatatatatataaatagttatatatatcAAAAACAGGTATAGATATATATCAAAAATAGTTACGTGGGAAATCCAATATAATAGTATAGATTATATATAGTATAGATATTAGCATATTcgttaattttattataacaaaATTTGGATAAATAAATATCGGTTTGTGTGTTTcactaataattatataaaaaatcacgaaaatagttaaataataaaatattcaatcaaataaaataattggaaaATCAAAATTACAATTTAAGTTATATGATTGAAGGGAAAatttgcaaaaacaaaattgggaagtgtattttcttttaaaaaaatgtataaaaaaaagaattgtcTTTAATTGGGCCAGCCCAATCTCTGATGAATTGGTGAATGTTTTTTAGCCGCCAACTCTAACTTTCTTCCTCTTTCTGCCGCAACAACACAAACCAAACCTAAGCTTCAACGTTCTTCttcatattcttcttcttcttcttcttcatattcttcttcttcatcaagcTTGAACAATGAGAAGACCAAAATCGAAGGAGTTTCGGAAGCAACAGAGACTCTCAGAGCAGGAAGAGATAAATCTGTTGAATTCATGGATCCAGTTTCAGCCGCCGGACTCCGGCTCCAACCCAATGTCGCTCCCACATCTGCCCAATAACTCCCCCATTGGTCGCCTCGAAGACAACACCTACTCGCGCTACGCTGGCGCGTCCCGCTTCGGCCAATTCCCGCTCTCCAAGAAAACCAAGGACGCCTTGCGGGCAGCCAAGTTCGTCGTCATGACCGACATCCAGAGAGCTTCTCTCCCCCACGCGCTCTGTGGCCGAGACATCCTCGGCGCCGCCAAAACTGGTTCCGGTAAAACCCTCGCTTTCATTATCCCTGTAAGTGCTTCATTTTTCTCCATTCACTTCGGATTATAGttcctttcatttttttaaactaattcaAATATTGTGATAATAATATAATCGCGGCAATGCTAAAGAGTGAGAAAATGTTATAGTGAACGAATGGGATATTGAATTGTGATATTTATAGTTGGAGTAAATTACACTTAAGTTTCGTGAAATTAATTGCACACACTCATTGTTTTTTTCTAATGTTTACCACGACTTTTCTTCTAAGAGATCATGGTGAGATGTTTTTCAAATAATTCAGGGgagttatttaatatataagtagTGTCAGTGGAATGCTTTACAATTTTCAAACAATTAAGAGAATCAGTGAtgagatagaaaaaaaatacaagggTTCTGTCAATCTCATCAAATATCGGGGTGTCAGTGTAATTTACTCTTATATTTATGGTTAGTTGTTTATGGTGGATTATGAATGATAGGTGTTGGAGAAGTTGTATAGAGAGAGATGGGGACCTGAGGATGGCGTTGGCAGCATAATCATATCACCTACAAGGGAATTGGCTGGTCAGATATTTGATGTGTTGAAGGATGTTGGAAAACACCATAATTTTAGTGCTGGCCTTCTCATTGGTGGTCGAAAGGATGTTGACATGGAGAAAGAACGTGTTAATGAGCTCAACATATTGATCTGCACACCTGGTAGACTGCTGCAACACATGGATGAAACTCCCAATTTTGACTGTTCACAAATGCAGGTCAGTGtagccttttttttttcttactgtTATAGATTAATCCCAATTCGACTCTGAAGTTAGAGTTACAATTccgacatttttattttattatttcacaCTCTACTTCCTTGTGTGTTTTATAATATAGTACTTGGGTGTGCTAGCTGTCTTTCTTGATAACCTTCATCAAATTTCGCTTCCTTGGTAGACACTACACTAGTACGTAGGTGATTTAGCAACAATGGTTGAAGGGGAGTATTTGTGTAATTAAACTTTATCTTCCAcattaggtttatttttgggcAAGAGGAGTGTGCTTGGaagaatttatttataacttatttGAGCTTATCTCATGACATAAATTTTTGTGCAAGTGTTATGAGAGAGTTTATGAAAAATAGTTTATGACATGTTCGTAAGGTACTATCAGTTTATTTCAGTGAGCTTTCTAGAATAACTTATGAAAGCAGCTTATAACAAAATAGTTTAACCTGGATTCCTCTTCAATTATGTAAACAACATATGTAAGTATTTATTTAATGAGGATTGAATGGTCTTTTTGGTATAGGTTTTGGTGCTAGACGAGGCTGATCGCATTCTAGACAGTGGGTTCAAGAAGGAACTAAATGCAATCATTTCTCAACTACCAAAGCGTAGACAAACCTTGCTTTTCTCTGCAACTCAAACAAAGTCAATTCAAGATCTTGCCAGACTGAGTTTGAAGGATCCAGAGTATCTGAGTGTGCATGAAGAATCAGTGACTGCCACACCTTCTCTACTGAAGCAAATTGTGATGATTGTTCCCCTTGATCAAAAATTAGATATGCTGTGGAGTTTCATAAAGACGCATCTACAGTCGAAAATACTTGTCTTTCTTTCAAGCTGTAAACAGGTAGCTCCACTTTTCTGTCCTGTCAAAGAAGTTATTTTTCTTGAAGGGAATCATATGTTGTAAGCTTCTATTACAATTTTATTGTCAAGCCACCTGAAAAGTTGCACTGTTGATGATTAGCCACATGCATGACTACACTAGCTACTCATTATTTTCAAGAATTTTATGCAGTTTGAGGGAATGTGATATTGCAATTTGTTTAATCATTGATACTGAAAGTTAGCTTGTTAGTGTCATATTCAATAGCTTAGTAATATATGCACTGTTGCATGTGTAACTGCAATGGATGTAGTCTACATTCGTAGAGCTTCTGTTGTGGTTTTCTGTTGTGCTGATTATGGTTATTGCAGTGAGAAAGTTTTTAAAGGCTTTTTGGGATGAAGTGCTCATAATACTTCAAATGGAAATGGGGGGAATTCTCTGTTGAAAAGGATTTTTGTTGATCACTGGATTTGGTTGATTCAATGTTTGTATTTTTTGGGTGCAAAATTCTTGAGCTTGACTATCCTACCATAATGTTGTCATCCCTTCTTAATAGGTAAAATTTGTCTTTGAAGCATTTAAGAAACTGCACCCTGGCATACCATTGAAGTGCCTTCATGGGAGGATGAAACAGGAAAGAAGAATGGCAATATATTCTGAGTTTTGTGAGAAGCGCTCAGTTCTCTTCTCAACTGATGTGGCTGCAAGAGGCCTTGATTTTAATAAGGCAGTTGACTGGGTTGTTCAGGTGAGGCTCATCCTGTTTGTGTTCTGTCTTGTAGCACGTCTTAGGGCTTTGGGGTGGAATGTTGGAAGCAGAAAGCTTGTTTTTATGGTCTAAGTCTCACTTCTCTCGCATTTGTAGGTTGATTGTCCTGAAAATGTAGCTTCTTACATACATAGAGTTGGTCGCACTGCTCGATATAAATCTGGTGGAAAGTCAGTTTTATTTCTGTTGCCTTCAGAAATGCAAATGCTTGAAAAGTTAAAAGCTGCAAAGGTTCCAGTGCATTTCAATAAGGTACACTTGCCCTGATAATTATTAGTATACACACAATTTCAATCTTCACTTGAACATCAAGTTTTCCGTTTTATTTCTGGCTCTCTTCAgtgttttatgttttttctgACATATTTTCTTTCCATGCTTTTGTAATTGCTGATTATTCAGCCAAGGCAAGAACTACTGCAACCGGTTTCTAGTCTGTTGGCATCTTTACTGGTTAAATACCCAGACCTGCAGCATCGGGCACAGAGGGCGTTCATCACGTATATGAGATCCATCCATCTACAAAAGGATAAAGACATATTTGATGTTATGAAACTGCCTGTTAACGAGTATTCAGCATCATTAGGTTTACCAATGACTCCCAAAATCCGTTTTCTTAAccaaaaaattaaatctaaagctGTGTCAACAAAATCAGTTTTAGATGAACCAGAAGATTCAAGTAAGGATAATGTCTTGGAGGTTTCAAGAAACAAGATAGACACAGATCCTCTCAAGGATGAAAAAATCGAAAATGATCTTTTTCAGTTAGCAGATGCTgcaaatgatgatgaagtgaaGTCATCTGAAATTGAAGAAATAATGTATGTTTACGTGTTTTCAGTAGCACTGATAAAAATTTAGATTACTTTTTGATAATTCCGTGTTGGTTTCTTTTTATATGGTTGTTGAAGAGGCTGGACAAGTCTTCTGGTTTTGAATTGCTGAGGCAGAATGACACCTTTAAACAAAAGATCTTATGATGTTGATGGCTAATAAAAAAGTTCAAACTTATTGTTGGGCATAAAGTTGCATTCGTCATATTTCTTGGTGGGAGCCATTTATGtggattttcaaattttttgttCTTATCAATTGTGTTCTTTCCTGTGCAGACCAGCAACACGTGTattgaagaaaaagaagctCAAGATTAATGTACATAGGCCAGTGGGGACCAGGGTTGTCTTTGATGATGAAGGCAACACACTTCCTCCGCTAGCCAGGATAGCTGGCGCACAAAGTGGCAAAGAAGCTTTGCTGCTTGATCCAGGTATGTATATCCATTTTAAGCACCTTAGTAATAATTTTGCATGGTGAAATTGTACATTTGTAAGGCTATCAATTGAAGCCAGGTAGGACCTCAAATTCTCAATGCATGGTTTTCAAAATTtctgtttttttctttataaatcaGGAAATGTACAATGCAACTTGCATGTCATGGTGTTTTCTTTAATTTGGAAGTTGAGTTAGAGAAGGAAATGAGTTTGACAAATGAGTAGTTATATATGCTAACTAACTGGTGACAGTTTTCAGTCTTAGATAGCTGTACCGTGACTGACTCTAACTAATATATATACCCTCTTTCAATAATGGCAAACCAGCAACTTGTGTAAACTTctcatttaataaaattttgtttcaaATTATTTCCTTATATATAACTACTCGTTTAGCAATTAGAAAATTCTTTGGTATTTTTTGCAATCATTCTTGGATTCAAGAATCTGACCATGGCTAGATTGCATCCGTTCATACGATCTTGTACTTGATAGCATTGAAATAGTTAGCTCAAATGTGGGTTCTTGGATTTTTGACACATCTGTCTTTATGTCATCATACAGAACAAAAAGCTGAATACTATAGAAGGATGCGCGATGATTTGAAGAAGGCTGACAAGGAAGACAAGCTTGTAGAGCGCCAGCGGCTTAGAGAAAAA comes from the Phaseolus vulgaris cultivar G19833 chromosome 8, P. vulgaris v2.0, whole genome shotgun sequence genome and includes:
- the LOC137825915 gene encoding DEAD-box ATP-dependent RNA helicase 32, translating into MRRPKSKEFRKQQRLSEQEEINLLNSWIQFQPPDSGSNPMSLPHLPNNSPIGRLEDNTYSRYAGASRFGQFPLSKKTKDALRAAKFVVMTDIQRASLPHALCGRDILGAAKTGSGKTLAFIIPVLEKLYRERWGPEDGVGSIIISPTRELAGQIFDVLKDVGKHHNFSAGLLIGGRKDVDMEKERVNELNILICTPGRLLQHMDETPNFDCSQMQVLVLDEADRILDSGFKKELNAIISQLPKRRQTLLFSATQTKSIQDLARLSLKDPEYLSVHEESVTATPSLLKQIVMIVPLDQKLDMLWSFIKTHLQSKILVFLSSCKQVKFVFEAFKKLHPGIPLKCLHGRMKQERRMAIYSEFCEKRSVLFSTDVAARGLDFNKAVDWVVQVDCPENVASYIHRVGRTARYKSGGKSVLFLLPSEMQMLEKLKAAKVPVHFNKPRQELLQPVSSLLASLLVKYPDLQHRAQRAFITYMRSIHLQKDKDIFDVMKLPVNEYSASLGLPMTPKIRFLNQKIKSKAVSTKSVLDEPEDSSKDNVLEVSRNKIDTDPLKDEKIENDLFQLADAANDDEVKSSEIEEIIPATRVLKKKKLKINVHRPVGTRVVFDDEGNTLPPLARIAGAQSGKEALLLDPEQKAEYYRRMRDDLKKADKEDKLVERQRLREKRIKQKMKWKAGNEEEDDQDDISGSEEDETVNRRHKKSKVYFDSDSDDGERNEMAGNARTLEEQEALALKLLNSMHS